The genomic segment atctaaatttgcAAGAAATTAGACAAATCTGTGCATATTTGTATTTCTTCCCTACTGTCAAGAGCAACGAACATATAATGACTTTGATAACCATGTCAATACTAAATGACTCAAGAAGAAACTACAAAGTTAATTATTTTGGCACACAATAATTCCGGAGTTCTTCTGACATATAGCGTAGAAAAACATCAATGTTTAAGGTTAATGCAATACCAGAAGAAACAGCTCCATGGAAGTCAGAGGTAAATCTGTAAAAGATCAGATGCAcatacaacagaaaaagaaaaaaaacaaaaaaaagacagcagGTTTGCTCCTTTAgcatttgtaaaaatgtaatggtTATTCCTATACCAATTAACAACATGCACAGTGCTTCACTAATAGACAGTATCTTATCAGTGGTCTACTAATTTCTTCAGATATTTACCGCCTGTCAGATCTTCCTatgaaaagaagaaatattCCCTATTGCATCTGAATTACAGTAATAAGATGGTCCTATATAACACATACAATCATTGAAATTAAAGCAAACTTTCCACAGAAAGTACcacatattaataaatgtgGACTTGAAATAACAGGCACATAACTTGGGTCATCAGAGCGTACACATACAGCGCATCACCTCAGTTTTAGGCATCACACATACACAGCTTCAAATGGACGTCAGATTCATTAAGCGTTAAACTTTCTTTGCATTATTCCAACATAAAGCTGAAAAGAATTGCTATTCTTCTTTGTGAAGTCGCAAAATTAATTCACCTACACAGTCTACTCTTTTACAAGGAAAGACGTGTACGTTGCTGTACTGAAACTGAGAACCCTAAAGGTTTCCGCAAGAGGAAACCCGTCGTTTGGAgcgtcttttttttccttcttctaccTTACACATACCACTCCCTTCGTGAAATCACCGAACCGTCCAAGTGTGACACATAGTCACTGTCATTCCCTTCATAATAGTCATCTGGGAGGTATGTGTTGCCGGAGGGCCCTCTTGAATCCCCATAGTAACTCACTGGCACAGCATCTCTCTCTGTGCACCTGTTGTTCATATTGTCCACGTGGCCCCACTcatcatttttcatttcttttgagaATTCGGGATAGATGCCGTCGTTTGACTTGGGCTTGATGTCCCCCTTGCTGGGCTCGTTGTACATCTCCAGTTCGTGGGGCTGCAGGACGTCCAGCTGGGACTCCTTCTGCATGTCGGACGGGCCGATGTACTGCTTGGTGTAATAGTCCCCGCGGAAGGTCCGCCTCTTCCTCATGTAGCACACCCCCACCAGCACAATCAGCAGGATGAGGAACAGGGCGCCGCCCACTGCGCCTCCGATAATGGTACCCAAGTTGCCCTCGGGCAGGGACTCCAGAGTGGGCGAGGTGAACTGTACCCTTTTGGTAGCGACTAAGATTGTGGCTGCAGCAGTGGGGAGCGGCGGAGGGGTTGTAGGTGGTGTGGTGGTAGTAGGAGGAGGCTCTaatgaggggagaagggggtggggaggaagggtggacagacagacaggaaaaAGCACAGAATGTCAATGCCAGCTGCATCAGTACAGGACTTATGCGTGACAATCACATGATCACATTTCCCATTACTACTCTAACTAGAGACACCAGTTCTAGGTTTGAATGTAAATCCAGCAGGCTCTATTTATTTGTGCTCTTATTTATCAATTATAAGATTACTTTAAAGGTTTTGGCTCCAGTGTAGTTTCTCCTTGTTATTTTATGATTCTAAACAAATtccccccccctctcaattGCTTAGTCAGGCAAAATACTCATTTAGCATTACTCTACTGTGACTACATCGTCACCTTACTACAATTACTCCAACTAAACTTTTTCAATTACTTCCCAAAAATTCAAGAGCAATTTACTCTGAAAGCTTTGAAAATCTCCCTTTTGTTTCACtgtgattaaataaaaacagcattgaCATTCCAGAAATATTCTATAAATGGACATgagaatatttcctttttttaaaaaagatatatatattttgttttcttcaaagacaaagataaaaaatagGAAGCTGCTGCATAAAAACACACACTGTGTTTCCATGTCCTTTGCCTCACTAGCCAGAGGAGTGTTGTGAGAAATGGTGATCCGAATTAGCAGCTACAATTAGGGTCTAGGGTGGAAAGAAGAGTTCACACACAAGGTGATGGAATGCAAGGTGGAGCCACATGCTAGCTACAGAAGGACAGGCACTGAGAAGGAAGGGGCTTGCATCCTTCTGGCCCACAATTGTGCTTTACCCTGCCTAGACAGTGTTTATTTCCCAAGGTCCATCCGTTACCACCATGGCATCGCTCAACATTAAACAGCAGGGCAAGTGCTGCGTTTGTATTGCTTGCCTTTTATTACGATTGCTGGAAATTAAGAGAAACTATTAAGAGCATTTATCGAACATCTGGAAATACTTTTAAGTACAGGTTGGGAGTGTTTATTCTCTCTCAATACAGTGAGTCCTTATGTATACCAACTACAACTCTCACAGCTGTCAATCACTAAAACCTGATAATTACCCAACTATTCCAGACAACATACTATGTTACtgtcgtactgtatgtacagcatCCTTTTCCAACATTGTGACACTATTAATACAACAGAAAGGTAGTGGTTAGTATCACAAAACTGTACACTAATGTTACTCAAGCCACTCTGGTAATATTTGCAATGCTAGACATCTAAAATGGGATCAATACACACAACTGCAGTAAATTTCATGGCAAGCCAGTGTGCAGTCACTGCAGTAAATGTCAGAGGGACATCCCTGTGTGAAGGGTGTTATGTTCTATGCTTTTCATCAAAGCTTTTTCATCATACTGGTTAATAAGATATTTTCTTAATACTGTGTATTAGTTCTAAGAGAAAAACAGTACAGGATAATCTATATTATATCAAACAACACACAGGAATAAACACCAACTCCCACCTACTCCGAAGAAATGGGAaataatgcacaaaaaacaTATGTGAACTACTCCTGGGGATCCTCATGGACAATGTAGTTAATGTAAATCATGTTTATTGTAAAAATGCCAAAGGTTATTGGCCCCAGTGTAATTCTGACAGCTCCAGGTCTCCTGGAGGTACTGCAAGCAAAGTAGTCTGAGGAAATAACCAGATTCCAGCGATCTTGAACATTATCAGGGAGACTGCGACTTCATTACATGTATGGTATGACAGTCTGAATAAAACCATTTTAGTTATTTGGgtcttagacatacagtatggagattattaataatgttaaatGATATCGGATCACATCTCGCACATCTTGTTAACTGAGAAGACAAGTCCAGTGTCCTCCTCTTATAGTACCCTGAGAGCAGTAAGGGAACTGGAATtaatttgacatactgtatactggcaTCAATTTTAGACAGGTCATGTCAGCAGTTACAGTCTAAGTGCTGAAGACTGAAAGTCTAAGTCAGGCTTAAAGCTTAAGGTAAGTCAATAAGAGTAAGTTTTTAATTTATGATCAGGACATATTGTACCAGATGtattttgaataataaaatctaaaataatcaAGTCCATTACTatgctcatacagtacataaatgtgGATAACGGATTGCCTTCTTGGAGAAAGTGAATTCCAAAACAAGCACAGAAACACGACTGAATTATAGATTCTACTGAAGCAGATTTGTGAAGAGCACAGAGTTTCTTCAGCCAGCGAAGAAACTTTCACTGCAAAAGTAGGATTAGAGAACAAAAATAGAACACCAACCAATAGCTGGATGTAAAAATTACAGGTGTTGCATATTAAGTATCAAATAAATACTTGAGcagatttagaaaatgaaaaaaaaagtttagaagaTGAAtagtaaaaataagtaaaatataaagatttcaaattaaaataacaatactTAAAGTGTATAATAGAGACAAAAACTAATATAGACATACTAATACAAGTATATAACTAACACATGTAATAACATGCATGCATACACAGCTGCTACAGTTCATACAATCCagttatactgtaccatatagaCGCGCAGGGATGCCAACAAGAGAATGCACACACACTTACATGCATAGGAGCACTAATTGAAATGTGTATCTAGCAGCATGCTTGTGGAAATATGAgctcaaatgaaaaaaagtccAGAAGATGGAGAGCCCCACTCTGGTTAAGTGAAGGAAGTGCTTGCCTGAAATGCTTAGCAATAATGTTTCCGTTATCATTCCCTACTGCAATGCTGCTGTATTGCATTTGGTCTCCTGGCAGAATGAAACCAGGTGGGTTTCATTTCATGCTGAAATTTCAGGATTTGGGATTTACGCTCTAGACGCCTCATGTCGCAGGATCTCTCAAGTGTGAGAGTGGAAACGGAGGCCCAAGGGAATCTGTGCTGTTTCCCAGGCAGGGGTAGGATTTGTCGGTCTTATATTGTAGTATCAAAAGGTAATATCTTACGCTTCCTAAGGCTTTATGGTTTTAGATTTTGATATCTTATACACAGTATAgataaataaaactttacttcaagattgacagaaaaaaacatgttcttcTGTGAAATAATGAGCTCTCACACCACAAAACTAGTGCAATTTTTAGAGAAACAAAAGTCCTCAaatacagacagcagcccaaaaaatgaaaaaatgtgggTGAAAAAGGGACACCAAAGATATTGAAAGCAGGGGCTTCCACACAGGTTTGGCTTCCACGTCAAATATGTTGCACAGGCCTGGTTGCCTATTAATTATGACTGGAATGGCTGCAAGAGGCGACCTTCAAAAAAGGGTTATTGTTGGCTGTTTGGCAGGCGCTTCAAAGACTAAGCTTCACTGCTGAAGTTTTGCAAAGTTATGAGAACGGCATGTAAGGAAACATTGTTATCTAAGGTGAAGTGCATACTCCAGCACTGTAATTTCTATGTATTAATTCAAAGCCTAAGACAAAAATGGCGAGCAGCTGCAAATTCAATCTGGGTGTAAGCAGCcagtttcttcaaaaacatttcGCCAAGAACAGCACAGAATAGGATGCTACAATCAGGCTGCAGTGCACTCACTCAGCACACCTGACAATGCACGATTGCAAGTCCAGTGATACCAAAAGCACAGGTAGTGGACAAGTCAACCGAGTAGTGGAGAAATTTGATATAGTCAGATGAATCACCCTTCACCACGTtctggacaaaaaaaacaagtgcaCATGTGGCGTTAGTCTATAGAAATCTGCAGCACTGAGCAAACAGTGAAGGACTCCTGGCATGGTATAAGCGTACTCATCCCCTTAGAATGCAAGGTCAATGTTAATCGCTACTTAATAATACGTAATCAAATTCTTCAGCCCACGCTGCAGCATCTTTCATGCAGAGACGGGTGTCTTCCAGGAGGATAATACCCCTATCCACAGACCACATGTGGTTTCCCCAATAGTTTGATGAGCATGAGACTGATGTTATTGTATGAAATGGCCTTCTAAATCACCGGATCCAAACACAGTCAAGCATTTATGGGATATTTTGGAGCAATGCCTGACAAGACaaacatcaaaatattttaatgatgacCTTTCAGGAAATTTATTCAGGGTTCTACTTCTAAATGAAGTATAAAAAAAATCCTGGTAATTTACAGGGCAGATTCTTTTTCCTAACAGTCGATTGTCCTGAATGCCCTCATTAGCACATGTAGCGAATGAAACCCAAGTGAAGGTCATACGTTAAACCGCTCTCCCCTGAGTCTGCAAATGGAAAACtagtctggggaaaaaaaaacacagaaaacagatgCATAGGAGGAAATTTCACCTTTGCTGCTCCTGGGGGAAGCTGACAAAGGATAGGCTATTCACATTGACAGGTACTTCATATGAGCTTGAGCTTTACTGAAGAAGCTTGGGGTGAAATAAACTAGTAGCCCCATGCATACTGtaaggtatatacagtacagtaactagAACTACAATAACAGCAAACATAAGCTTCAATATGCTACAGACCTGATAATTGCTATGGAACTTGAGAATCAGGTCTGTGTCAAGGATGACTAGTCTTTGAAACTTTAATGATATTTCAGATCCACACAGACGGGGAGGGGCAAACTGGTTTGGGAGACATCCAAAATTTGGGAGATACAGAAAAGGAGcaagcataaaaaaaaaacggaacaTGATTACTTTCCATTGCATTATCATCttcatatgaaaaaaacagctaCACTAAAAGACAGAAGGCACAAATAAAAAGGATAAAcgaaaaatattcaattttattttaatgcagagCAAGAGAATTTGCTTTCATTATAAACCATTAAGCTTATAACCTTGGATGCAAGGATGATGCAGTCATTTGATTTGCAAAAACACTCAATTGATGAATATAAAGAAAGCTCTGAATCAGCCCAGCTGAATCAAGGTCCAGCTGTGTTTATCACAGCCTGCGTTGCACTCACAGCTTCACACACGAATCAAAAAAAGGCAGAGCACtggtgttttttaaattgtattgttttttttttataggatTCCTCCTCTTGTTAAATTGCAGATGGAGTTTTTTTAAGTTTCCCAAGAAATTCTTATATATTGCATTGCAACAATATTATTAAAAGTCTTACTGCGTAtgtgaaatttagaaatatGTTCTACACTgacctaaaaaaaatatttttgcaaaataCTACATTCCACTGCaaatctataaaaaaaacatataaatacATGAAACCGTTCCTCTCAAAAACAACATAGCCAAATCTGTAATAACAGCATTTTAACTCTTTAGGAAAGGTAAATGACCTCATTCAGCGCAACAAAAGGATGATGGAGCCTCAGGGAAGTATCTGTGCACATTCGGCTTTTCTTTTCCTGGATAGTGGAATCAGTGGAAGCAGGTACTTCATTTGATGAAATTATgcagtcatttaaaaaacaaaacaaaacacttgattgctGAATATAAGGGCTTTGGATCAGGACTGCCAAGGTCCAGCTGTTAATTCATCACAGGCTGCATTGCGCTCACAGCTTCACACACGAATCAAATATGGCCAGAATACTGAAGGAAAAGTGCCTGATCACAAGAGGGCCCCTCCCCTGCAGCAGcagctcctgtcctggctgagCCCAGCCCCTGTGCTACTGAGCACTTAGAACTTGCTGTCAAAAGCCACCAAAGCTGCTCTGCCTCTCCTCCATTCACATCATCAGAGTGATGCCACTTTTATGATTGTGGGGAGTGCCAACCCTTCATTTAGAACCTGAATGCGTTATCTGCACTGTACTCAGCAAAAAATACCTTAGCTGCATAGCCCAATCTATCATGAGATGAGACAGACATTTCAGCACTGCAGTACACAGTAGTCAGACACAAATGATTGTTTCAGATAAcagaagaaagttttttttcgtCTTTCGTCTATACACTGTGCAGGGCACCACAGTGGTGTAGCTGTTAGGATTGCTGCCTTAAAGTTCTCGAATCATGGGTTTGATTACAACAacgaaaagtaaaaagaaggaaaagtaTCTTTGCCTTCTTCAGGTAAGTACATCTTCCACATGTACACAGCTCCTTATTCTTACCGATATATAACAGATCCTATATCTTGAAAAATTCATCAGACCATCCTATTTCTAAAAGTATATCTGCTGTAGAAAGGTATCTTTTATggcaattacaaaaaaaaaacaaagccttaCAGTGCATATTATTGTTAACGTAATGTTCTGTTCAGATGACAAAAgtaatatatgaaaataaaataaataataaatatttcaaagaaaGTAATGTTTGAAATACAGGAGAACTCAGTGTACGTACTTCATCTGAAGAATAAAATGGCAGTACAGTGCGATTCATGTCAGCATGCCTTTTTAAATAATCACTAAGCGTGCCCTCTGCTTTCTCAGCTATTTTTCAGAAGCACTGGAAAAGGGAGGATAAGAAAAGAGTCcgtgagtgtgtgcaggtgtgtgtgggATGGAGAGGATAATGCAGTAAAAACCTTGAACATGTGACAGAATTAGGCACAAGGAAGAATCAGACAAACTGAAGTACACTTGCTGCCTCCCACATTGCCCAAGGAAAAGGAAACCTTTCACGCTGACAAACGACAATTCCCCAAACAGCTCATAAGAGCAGAGACTCTTGCCTAGCAAACAAAAATTTAATCAAGAACGCTTAACGGGTATTGAAGCTTAGAGGGCAAGTGTACGGATCTTCTGCACCTCAGCCTGCGAGGGAAATTTTTCTCTTGCAGCAGCGAATCAGAATTCACATCTCTGTAGGAGGCTGGAGGCAGGAAAGCTGGAAAACTAAAGAGTTTTCAGCAGCACTGGGAGGCAAGACGCAAGAACACCCCCAGCCCCTCGCTACCGTCCATCTGTGCTGCTAATCCCAGCTGTCGTGCAATTCTTTGAAAGCTCATGAAAGAAATGAACagccaaaacatttatttttggagAAGTGAAAATTGCCTTGTTTTGACTATATATAAGCTTCCACTAGAGAAAGAAAAGTCACACTTGGGGAGGTGCACAATTTTTCAGAATTACACTGCTGCAGTTAAAACTGCTACtctaaaaagatttaaaaggtaATGACCCTTTACACTAAATCACTAATGGCAAACTCAAGTACTGTAATTGATTAGGAAGCAATGACAATAACTGCAGtgaattttttaaatacaaccaagattttattcaattaaattatAGAAACAATATTTATCTGTTCAAATTTCACCCCATTATTCCAAAcctcacatttattttattaaatgttaaaaccatcatacaaaaaatattatatctttcatttaatttgtgaGTGAAAAACTTAAGCTGTAGGTCAGTTAGGAACATGTATTgagaataaattaattttaggaATAAATTAGTTTTAGAATTGTTCTAGAGTTCTTTCAATCTCATTTAAAAAGTCTGAAAACAATtctagaaaatttttttttagactCTTGGTCAAGGGCTTAAAGTGAGTCCTTTAATACCATTCAGCTTACAAAAAAGTTCTTCTTCAATGTTAACTCACCTTGAATGCTAATATCCATCTGTTTGTGCTGATGTCCGATATCATTTGCCACGTCACACTGGTATATCCCAGAGTCATTGCGGTCCAGTGCTCTATTGAAACTCAGGGTACCATTAACTATTTGCACACCCGGAGGCAAGTCTTTATCTAGcctagaacagaaaaaaataaaattaatttactgtacaacagaagcaaaacacaacagaatTCACAACACAGGAGTGAACAAGGTGTCAGtaaaacaagtactgtacatctagcTGCAATAACACAGACCAAACTGAAGATGACTACACAAGTGCAGCATTCTGAGACAATTCAGCAGGCATTTTAGCTGCGTGGTGCATAAGACAGCCATTTCAGTTCCTGATGATGGGATTTGAGATATGTCCATTTTAAACCATAATGGGGCATACAGGTACCTAATTCCAcacattttctaacccctttatccaaaacagggtcacggaggagccagagcctcctGTTGAAACTTGTGATGTGCTGCTTGGGGGGAACAAACTTTAGAATATCAACTTGCAAAGTGCCCTGTAACAATCTTCTGAAAACCTTCTTCATAAGCAATGCCTGAAAATGCTGGATGAAATGGAGGACATAACCAAAACATGCAGCTATACTGTGCTTAAGAATCCCACTCAATTGGACACTGATCTGAAAATGATCAATATTCTGAATGCTTGTATTTTCATAAGGCTTTGAAAAGGATAAAATCATCCTGTGATTGCATCCTCTAAAACAACAATGCACTGCACAACACATACACGTACTGTACTTCACAATGTCAGTTGTTAATTGTTGTTTTGGAGGGGTAAAGATTAAATCTACTCTTATATTTTCAgatcaattttattttgtatagttCTCTTCAAAAGTCACTCAGCACTTCCACAATTATTTACAAAGACTACATACAGGATTGCACAATATAACAAGTCATAAGGAAATCAGTGTAAAGTACTTGAATGTATCATAGATTAAAAGTGTAACCATCAGGTGTGAAGGATACCTGTATATAACAGTACAGTGGtaaattttaattaacaaatttaattttttgccaCCTGTcccttttactttttttgtccTTATATAAATGTCAGAAAAGACACTTCTAAATGCAGATTTATGTGGATCACTGAAGTGAATGACATGAGCTGCAGTgaaatatattgatttaaaattgGCAGGAGTGGGTGAACAAGAAACCTTGGACgcacaacaacagagaaatggtCATGGACTATTTCTCTCCATTGTTTGGGCTCCTGTTTTTGCAATTTAGCTGTTGTAGTCCCAGCTATATTACATTTACTGTTTAAATTGCCAATATATTTGGAGTGCAAGCAGTGGTTAACACTTCTCCTCAGCGAAACGGTTCCCCTGCCTCTT from the Lepisosteus oculatus isolate fLepOcu1 chromosome 5, fLepOcu1.hap2, whole genome shotgun sequence genome contains:
- the LOC102682295 gene encoding nectin-3-like protein isoform X2 — translated: MCTVEVGRNLSLTQTSWERKHNGSTLTLAVFNPIYGISIAEDYKKRLFFKDPSNEDATIVLEDVGFADTGVYTCKVATFPLGNTQASTMVTVMVEPKVYVSAGSAPLIDGGNETVVATCTAERGKPRAEVSWESDLFGRPVVKYIDEANGTSTMEVQYRWKPTRLVQGRKLTCVVRHPALETEFRIPYVLNVQYAPVIQIKGYDNNWFAGRENVQLVCQADANPPPARYIWTRLDKDLPPGVQIVNGTLSFNRALDRNDSGIYQCDVANDIGHQHKQMDISIQEPPPTTTTPPTTPPPLPTAAATILVATKRVQFTSPTLESLPEGNLGTIIGGAVGGALFLILLIVLVGVCYMRKRRTFRGDYYTKQYIGPSDMQKESQLDVLQPHELEMYNEPSKGDIKPKSNDGIYPEFSKEMKNDEWGHVDNMNNRCTERDAVPVSYYGDSRGPSGNTYLPDDYYEGNDSDYVSHLDGSVISRREWYV